One Citricoccus sp. K5 DNA window includes the following coding sequences:
- a CDS encoding Lsr2 family protein → MAQKVEVVLVDDLDGTPAEETVQFSLDGRHYEIDLSAEHAKELRTTLKGYIRKARAVAPPAPANEAAKIREWAADNGYEVSRRGRLHRDIVEAYRNAKK, encoded by the coding sequence TTGGCACAGAAAGTGGAAGTGGTCTTGGTTGACGATCTGGACGGAACACCAGCCGAAGAAACCGTTCAGTTCTCCTTGGACGGGCGTCACTATGAAATCGACTTGTCGGCGGAGCACGCCAAGGAATTGCGCACGACCCTGAAGGGGTACATCCGCAAGGCCCGCGCCGTGGCACCGCCGGCACCCGCCAATGAGGCGGCGAAGATCCGCGAATGGGCCGCGGACAACGGCTACGAGGTCTCCCGCCGGGGGCGGTTGCACCGGGACATCGTCGAGGCTTACCGGAACGCCAAGAAGTAG
- a CDS encoding ATP-dependent Clp protease ATP-binding subunit: MFERFTDRARRVVVLAQEEARMLNHSYIGTEHILLGLIHEGEGVAAKALESLNISLGAVREQVQEIIGQGQQTPSGHIPFTPRAKKVLELSLREALQLGHNYIGTEHILLGLIREGEGVAAQVLVKLGADLNRVRQTVIQLLSGYQGGAGGKETAGAGVSAGGQSEGAPAGSVVLDQFGRNLTAAAREGKLDPVIGRALEMERVMQVLSRRTKNNPVLIGEPGVGKTAVVEGLAQAIVRNDVPETLMDKQLYTLDLGSLVAGSRYRGDFEERLKKVLKEIRTRGDIILFIDEIHTLVGAGAAEGAIDAASILKPMLARGELQTIGATTLDEYRKHIEKDAALERRFQPIQVNEPSVEETTEILRGLRDRYEAHHRVSITDEALKSAATLADRYVSDRFLPDKAIDLIDEAGARLRIKRMTTPPEIKEFEARIAEVRAEKEAAIDGQDFEGAANLRDQEQKLTDERNQKEEEWRTSVTEGIAEVDDDLIAEVLSTSTGIPVFKLTEEETDRLRNMEAELHQRVIGQNEAIKSLSQAIRRTRAGLKDPNRPSGSFIFAGPTGVGKTELAKALAEFLFGDEEALITLDMSEFQEKHTVSRLFGAPPGYVGYEEGGQLTEKVRRRPFSVVLFDEVEKAHADLFNSLLQILEDGRLTDSQGRVVDFKNTVIIMTTNLGTKDISKGVMTGFQSAADTQTGYDRMKGKVQEELRQHFRPEFLNRVDDVIVFPQLSKGEIVQIVDLFIARLQKRLDEQDLTISVSTPAKEFLANRGYDPAMGARPLRRTIQHLVEDQLSERILFGEITPGSAITVDLEGEAETAKLTFAVAHQPEALEAAPEHPEIEASTTGQ, translated from the coding sequence ATGTTTGAGAGATTCACGGACCGTGCCCGGCGGGTGGTGGTGCTCGCGCAGGAAGAAGCGCGAATGCTCAACCACAGCTACATCGGTACCGAGCACATCCTGCTCGGTCTGATCCACGAAGGCGAAGGAGTGGCCGCCAAGGCCCTCGAGTCGCTCAACATCTCCCTGGGCGCCGTGCGCGAGCAGGTCCAGGAAATTATCGGTCAGGGTCAGCAGACCCCCTCCGGTCACATCCCTTTCACGCCGCGGGCGAAGAAGGTCCTGGAGCTCTCCCTGCGCGAGGCCCTCCAGCTCGGCCACAACTACATCGGCACCGAGCACATCCTGCTGGGGCTGATCCGCGAGGGCGAGGGTGTGGCCGCCCAGGTGCTGGTGAAGCTCGGCGCTGACCTCAACCGGGTCCGCCAGACCGTCATCCAGCTGCTGTCCGGTTACCAGGGCGGTGCCGGCGGCAAGGAGACCGCCGGAGCCGGCGTCTCCGCCGGCGGCCAGTCCGAGGGAGCCCCGGCCGGCTCGGTGGTCTTGGACCAGTTCGGCCGCAACCTGACCGCCGCCGCCCGCGAGGGCAAGCTGGACCCGGTGATCGGACGTGCCCTGGAGATGGAACGGGTCATGCAGGTGCTGTCCCGCCGCACCAAGAACAATCCCGTGCTCATCGGTGAGCCCGGCGTCGGCAAGACCGCCGTGGTTGAGGGCCTGGCCCAGGCCATCGTCCGCAACGATGTCCCGGAAACCCTGATGGACAAGCAGCTGTACACGCTGGATCTCGGCTCGTTGGTGGCCGGTTCCCGCTACCGCGGTGACTTCGAGGAGCGCCTGAAGAAGGTCCTCAAGGAGATCCGCACCCGTGGGGACATCATCCTGTTCATCGACGAGATCCACACCCTCGTGGGTGCGGGCGCCGCCGAGGGTGCCATCGATGCCGCCTCGATCCTGAAGCCGATGCTGGCCCGCGGCGAACTGCAGACCATCGGTGCGACCACCCTGGACGAGTACCGCAAGCACATCGAGAAGGATGCCGCGCTGGAGCGTCGTTTCCAGCCGATCCAGGTCAACGAGCCCTCCGTCGAGGAGACCACTGAGATCCTCCGGGGGCTGCGTGATCGCTACGAGGCACACCACCGTGTCTCGATCACGGATGAGGCGCTGAAGTCGGCCGCCACCCTGGCTGACCGGTATGTCTCGGACCGGTTCCTGCCGGACAAGGCCATCGACCTGATCGACGAGGCCGGGGCACGGCTTCGCATCAAGCGGATGACCACGCCGCCGGAGATCAAGGAGTTCGAGGCCAGGATCGCCGAGGTCCGCGCCGAGAAGGAGGCCGCCATCGACGGCCAGGACTTCGAGGGTGCCGCCAACCTGCGCGACCAGGAGCAGAAGCTCACGGACGAGCGCAATCAGAAGGAAGAGGAATGGCGGACCTCGGTCACCGAGGGCATCGCCGAGGTGGACGACGATCTCATCGCTGAGGTGCTCTCCACCTCCACCGGCATCCCGGTCTTCAAGCTCACCGAGGAGGAGACCGACCGCCTGCGCAATATGGAGGCCGAACTCCACCAGCGGGTCATCGGCCAGAACGAGGCCATCAAGTCGCTGTCCCAGGCGATCCGCCGCACCCGCGCTGGCCTGAAGGATCCGAACCGGCCCTCCGGCTCGTTCATCTTCGCCGGGCCCACGGGCGTCGGCAAGACCGAGTTGGCGAAGGCCTTGGCCGAGTTCCTGTTCGGTGACGAGGAAGCCCTCATCACGCTGGACATGTCTGAGTTCCAGGAGAAGCACACCGTCTCCCGTCTCTTCGGTGCCCCTCCCGGCTATGTGGGCTACGAGGAAGGCGGCCAGCTGACGGAGAAGGTCCGCCGCCGCCCGTTCTCCGTGGTGCTGTTCGACGAGGTGGAGAAGGCCCACGCGGACCTGTTCAACTCCCTGTTGCAGATCCTGGAGGACGGCCGCCTGACCGATTCCCAGGGTCGAGTGGTGGACTTCAAGAACACCGTGATCATCATGACCACGAACCTCGGCACCAAGGACATCTCCAAGGGCGTCATGACGGGCTTCCAGTCCGCCGCGGACACCCAGACCGGCTACGACCGGATGAAGGGCAAGGTCCAGGAGGAGCTGCGCCAGCACTTCCGGCCGGAGTTCCTCAACCGCGTGGATGACGTGATCGTCTTCCCGCAGCTGTCCAAGGGCGAGATCGTGCAGATCGTGGACCTGTTCATCGCGCGCCTGCAGAAGCGACTGGATGAGCAGGATCTCACCATCAGCGTGTCCACCCCGGCCAAGGAGTTCCTGGCCAATCGGGGCTACGATCCGGCCATGGGTGCCCGCCCGCTTCGCCGAACCATCCAGCACCTCGTGGAGGACCAGCTCTCCGAGCGGATCCTCTTCGGGGAGATCACGCCCGGTTCTGCCATCACCGTTGATCTGGAAGGGGAGGCGGAGACGGCCAAGCTCACCTTCGCCGTCGCCCATCAGCCCGAGGCTCTGGAAGCGGCTCCGGAGCACCCGGAGATCGAGGCCTCGACCACCGGGCAGTAG